The stretch of DNA TTTTCTTGTATGCTTTCGGCTAAACTTTTAATGTAACGTTTATCCTTATAAAAAGGTTGTACATATTTGACCTGAATTTCTGGAAATTTTCGTTTTCTCACATCTTCCGCTTTTAAAACAACGGATTCTGTTGTACTCATAGCATATTGTGGATAAAGTGGAAAAAGTACAATCTGATTCACTCCTTGTTCAACGAGCTTTTTCATCCCATTTTCAATACTTGGTTCAGCGTAACGCATTCCTATTTCTACAGGATATGTAGTCAGTTGTTGTAATTTTTGTTTTAATAACTCAGTCGTTACAATAAGAGGAGATCCTTTATCCGTCCAAACAGAACGGTAGGCTTCGGCAGATTTTTTAGGTCTTGTATTTAATATAATTCCTTTAACCAATAATGCTCTTAATATCCATGGATAATCGATTACTCGTTCATCCATAAGAAATTCATCCAAATATGCTTTTACATCTTTTACATTGGTTGATTGTGGTGATCCCAAATTAACCAATAATATTCCTTTTTTATTCAATTTAATTCTGGATTTAGAAACTATTGTTGATAAATATAGTTCAAATGTAAACTAAAAATTTCAATAATAATGAAATAATATCTTTTTAATTGAAAAATAAAGTATATATTTAAACTAAGGTTATGCAGTTGATGAAAAATTTAGGATTAATTTTTATGATGCTCTTTTGGTGTCTCCAAGGGCAAGCTCAAGATAAAATGTATCAATTATCTAGTCATATCTTAGATATAACGGAAGGTAAACCAGTATCGAATGTAGATATTACATTATTTCAACTAAACGATCAAAAGCAATGGGTAGCACTTACTACATTAAAAACAGATGAAAATGGGAGAGTAAAATCCTTCTTACCTCAAGATAAAATGAAAGAGAATAAGGGCGTTTATAAATTAAAGTTTGAAACGTACAAATATTTTGACCAACGCCAAATCGAGACATTTTACCCTTTTATTGAAGTTGTTTTTAAAATCGAAGACGATAAACATTATCATGTTCCAATTACGATAAGTCCTTTTGGTTATTCTACTTATCGTGGAAGTTAATGTTTAAATTGAAATATATTCCTGTTTGAATCATTGTAAATCGATGTCCGTTGATTTAGATGCATTTCACGAGAATTCTTTAATTTAATTTTGTTTTTTCGAGGTGTATAGTTTTAGGGAGAGCTATATACCTCGTTTATTTTAAAATTAAATTGCGATTAAATGCTATATTATATTTAATCTGAAAAAAATAGGTATGACGAAAACAAGTCCTTTATGACGAATGGTTCGAATGGTCCAATTCATTAAGAACAAGAATCATTCTAAAGTTAAAGTGAATAAACAATTCATTTTTCATTTTATTTCGATGCTATATCCTGTTAATGAGTATTCATGTCAGATGTTTGATCAGGATAAACGTCGAATCAAGGAGAATTAGGGATTGCATTAGAATACAATAGCAGAGAGGGGTATTATATTAATTCACTTGATCAATTGAATCAGCTTGAAACGAGCTTGGACTATTATGAACTTTTTTTTGTATTAAATCATACCAATGCTTTACCGAATATGTTCTTATTATCAGAACGTCAACCGAAAGGTGTACATCTTATTAAAGAGGTCGTGAATCATATTAAGAACCAAGAGGTCATTCAGTTCGAATACCTTAAATATGATTCGAATCAAACGGAGATTCGACAAATTGAACCTTTAGCCATTAAAGAGAGTAGGGAACGTTGGTATGTGATTGGTAATAATTTTCCCCATAATAATGGATTACGTGCCTTTGCATTTCAGAATGATCTACCAAAAAGGTCGAAAGAATAATGCAGTGGTTTGGTTAAAAGATGAGGTGTTCAATGACCAGCGTGAGATATCCAATAACTTTTCAAAAATATACAGGTATTTAATCCATTCTCAATTAATTAATCATACAACGTTGAAAGAAGCTTTGATGATTCCAGATTATAAGGATGGAGAGTTTATCGCGTTTACAAAGAAAAATCTTAAGGATGTAAGGGATTTACAACTGCTAAATCAACAGTTGAAAACTTTAAAACAAATTCAACCTATTTTTGAACGCTTTAAAGTATCATTTACTGAATTAGAAGGTTTGAAAGAATTAATAGGAGAAGTCATGTTTAATTTCAATAAATGCTATCCTATTGAATTCAAACTTTTACAAGATGAAATTCAATTGATTAATCAAGAATTACATACAATTGATCACAACATTCAACAACTTAATCTAGAAATTAAAAACCATCTTATTGAAAGTGGTAAAATTAAAGAAGCTTTAAACCAAATCAATCAAAAAATACATCAACAGTATCAATTGATTCATCAAATAAAAGGATATGAATCTGAAATCTTTATGCGTCAAAGTATTGCCAATTTAGATGAAGATCGAAAAAAGTTAGAAGCAAAATTGGTGCAAATAGAATATCAAGAACTAAATGAACAGAATCTATCGAGAAAATTGCAGACTTTACAAAATCAACTTCAATTTCTCGAAACTCAAATTCAATCCAATGACTCTTTGTTAGTGCAACACATTAGTAACGATTTAAATACACGAGAATATTTAAATGCCATTCTTTCAGATGAGATTAAATACTTGCCCAAAGAAAATATTGTTAAAAAAGTAAATGATGTAGAGCAAAATTTGCAAATATTTGACGGAGAGATAAGGCTTCCGAATGATTTTAAAACTAAACCACTAGATGCTATTGAAGTTTTAATTCAACGCAAAGTTGATGCAGTAAAAGAAGCTGAACATTTAAAACATTTGTTGAACGTTGCTCAGGACTTAGATCAATATAAAAAAGAATTAGCACAAGTTGAGAAAGTGATTGAAGAGCTGAATATAAAATTAAAGCAAGTTCTTGATTTACCACGTTTGGAAAAAGAATTGAAAGAATTAGAATTCCAATTTAACTCCTACCAATCAAAAGAGGAGACATTAAAAAACAATCAAAAAACATTAGAAAACCAACGCTCAGAGAAACAGGAAAGAAAGCATCATTTAAAATTAAGACTTGATCATCTTACACAAGAAATTCAACAATTAGGTCAATGGAAAATCCAAATCGAATCTTCAACTTTTATTCCGTATGAAACGATACGAAATCAAAGTATAAAAGAGCTTTATTCTAATTTTGTTCATTATAAGGATCAATTCCAGAAACTTCAACCACAAATGCGAGAGGATTTTAATGAGTTGAAATGGAAGTTACAAATTCATTTATCTTCTGAACAAGCATTCATCGATGAACTTGATCAAGAATATGCAGCTATTGATGAAAAGCAAAAAAGCATCGAACATTTATTAACGAATATATCGACTCAGTTTGCTATCCCTTGTCATACTTTATTGACGAAATTGAACGAATTTAAAGCTTTTATTCAGAATCAATTCAATACTAAAATCAAAAAAATTAAAATATCGGATATAGACGCTTTATCGATTGAGATTGTTCCCAATGAAAAATGCATGAAAGACTTGCAACAGATTGCTCAAATCCGAAACTTAGATCAAGAGTTAGTTTTCGAAGAACAGACTGAAAATTTAAACGTGTTGAACATGTATTTGGAACAGCAACGAATCGTATGGTTCGAAGAATTATTTGATTTTAAATTGCATTTGTATCGAAAAGGGAAACATAAAATAGTTAATCTTAAACAACAAATCGAATCGGATGGTACAGATCGTATGATTCGATTAGTTTTGATAATGTCTATTATTCATCAAATTGTAGTGAATGATCCCGAAAATAAAATTGTAGTGTTTATCGATGAAATTGGAACTATCGATGATAGTAACCGTATTTCTCTTATAGATTTTTGCGTGGAACATCATTTCCTTCCCATTTCAGCAGCTCCATTACATCCATATGATGGATTTGATAAATATTATTTGATTCGAAGAAATGAAGGTAAGATAGTATTAAGTAAGTCCAATGGAAATGTCATCCATCGTAAAGTGTTAACTGATGAATAAAACAAATTTTGAATTTTATCATTCGTTGAAATCGAATGGATATGTGCAAGAAAAACGTGTACCAATTACAATTCGGAATTCGGACACTTTTAACGGTTTAATTCAAAGTGAAATTATAGGTAAAATTCAATCGGGGAGAGGTTTTCGTTATGTTATACAACATGAAGAATTATTCGAATCCTTTTTTCAAACTCATTTTCCTGAAAGTATTGTGATAGAAAATAAAAGCGACAATGTTCGAAAATATCGCAATTCGAAAGTTGAGAAAACCATCTCATCGCATATCTTTTTATTAAGAGGCTATAATTCCATTTTTAGAGCGCATAAAAACAGAAAGTGAATATTTAAAAGGGTTTTATATGTATTTAAATCAAGGGAATTGTTATAAATCGATTCAACCACCTTTTTTACCTAAAAAGTGGAATAATATTGTTTATAATCCATCTATTTATGAAGAGACGAAAGAATATTTTGATCAATTCGTAGAAGAAGAGGATTTGTTCATCCAAGAAGAGACGTCTCCTACAAAGCATTGGTTTTTTAATAAAGAAAATTTTTTATTGAAACTCCAATCAGAGTTGCCGATTTTAAATTTTTTTGAATGGTGTTTGGAAAAAATTGCTCAGGAAAAAGCTGATTTTACATTAGATGATTATTTTCTTTTAACAGGCTTGATGTACGAGAATACATTAGAAATTGAACATATAGAAGGAGATGTTCAAATTTTTATAAATGAAATTGAATTGAAAGTTCCACATTTTCAAATTAAATAGTCGTATGAAGTATCCAGAATTTCATCAACAAATTGTCACAACCTTATTGGAAGGTAAATTCATCACACAGACGGATGATTTATTTTTCGAGCTTAAAAAGGAAGAAGAGTTTTATGTCAATTTTTTTAAATCATCATTTGGATTTGATTTACATGCACAACAAGAATTTTATTACCTTATTTCCAATGAAACCAATGAAACTACTTCTAGGAATTTTTCAATTTTTTCTCCATTCTTTGTTTTGAATTGGATAAACAAGGAAAAAATTTTATTGATGAACTTAATGAACATGAATTTAGTTTAGTTGATTTTGTCGAAATTTTTAATCATTCAACTTGGCAAGAGGTCATCAAAATTAATCCTCAATTGAATTCGGAAGAGGGGTTAAAATCGATAATGAATCAAATGATTAGACGTAATATTGTTCAACAAACCAAATCCAATATGTACCGTTTTACCAAAGCTTATTTGGTATTTATTAATTTTGCAAGGAGTTTAGTTCGTTCTAATGAAAAATCTTCCTGAAATTTTGAACTCAGAAGGAATTATCAACAGGTAATAGCTTATTGAGATAAGTTTGTTTTTAAACAGTTTTAAATGTATTCAATTCAAGGGATACAATTAATTCTCCATTAATGTTTGTTTTGTCAATTTAGCAGCTCATTAGTTTCCTTTTTGTAAAAGCTGATGATAGCGGATAAAGTATAATTTACGAATTCTCGCATATATGGCTCCTCGGTTACGACACAATTTTTCTGCAATTACGGCTATACTTGTTCCTTGGGCTAACTCATTTACCAACAACATTTCTTCCTCCTCTTTCCATTTTTGGTAAGCATTTTTTGTATTTTGATTTTGTAATATAATAATAGACTGAAGTAGGAGAAGATGGTAATTCTTTAAAATAGTAAAGAGGATGGTAGATGGATGTGAGATGATCCACTAATTCTTGCCTTCCTATACGTATGATATGGTAGGAAAGATCTAAATGGGGGATCTGTTTAAATGGAAGATTTGTAACAAACTTTTTTTTGTTAGATGGTATAGAGATTCCCATATTATAAATCATTGCATAAGTTGTTTTCAAATTGGAGCTTTGTCCAATGCATTGGATTTGTTGATGCTTCCATAATAAGTAAACACATGGTTTCGACGGTAAAAGTTGATCATTTATATTTGTAAATAGTTTACGATGTATAGGTTGTGCAAGTAGTTCTTTTTCTAATCTTCGGATGTAGGCTTCAACTTTTGACATAATTACTCATTTTTAGAACTTTAATTTACAATAGTTTAAAAATTGTAAACAAACGTTAAGTATTTAATTTTCGTTGAAATCCTCAATAAAAGTTGCGTGTTTACTTTTATAAGATTGTATGTAATAAAAGCAGATGCAGATGTAACGGTACTAATTTGAACCATTTTCATTAATCCTTCGTATATCCAAGAAAAATATTCTACTAGAATGGAATATCTTAGAAAATCCTTTATAATGGTTAACACTGGTTAAACACCAGACGAAGTACGGACAAACACCGAATAAACTCAACTGAAAATTTTTCGGTTGTAGATAAATCGATTTGTATTGGTATGGAAACTTTTACGGGATAAATACGTCTCGTAATCCTTACCTCACAAAAAAAACTCTTAAATTAGTTTAAAAGGTTTTTATAAATATGTATTTGATAAGGTTATTTCCGATACAGAATATGCTAAAACCTTTATAATTAAGCGTTTTAGTAAGTAGGAGGTGTAGTTTTGGTGAAGTGATGTTATTGAAAGTTTAACATTTTAGTTATTTAATCATCAAACGTTAAAGTGCAATATATCGCACTATTTTCAATTTTTGCTACTAAAAACTACGGTATTTAACCAAAAAGTGCATTTTATTGCACTTATAATTAATGATCAATAAAATTATTGTATTCTTCAAATAAGTTTTGAAGTTTTTCATTGATCTCTACCATTTGATCACGAATTATTTTCGCTTCTTCATACTTTTGGTTGCGAATTAAAGTAATTTTTTTTGCTTCTAATTTAACTAATAGCTGTTCTAAATTTTTTAATTTTTTGTTTACCATACTTATATTTTTAGTAATGTATAATCATTTTAAAAGAATAATCTTCTTTAATATTAAAAGGTAATTCACCAATTTTTAAAATAATCGAAGTTCCACCAAAATATTCTTGGATCATTTCATTTGTTTGACCGACAAACTCTACATCTAAATCAACACCGGAAGAAGTGTGGATAAATACATAAATTGTTAAGTGATTTCCTTTAATTTTTGATTTTCCTGTTAATTTACTTTTTAAATCAGAAATTATATATTCCCGACTTCCTTGAATAATAATATCCTGTTCTATTTGATTCATAAGCTTTGTTTTGATCAAAAGTAATATCTTAGTGTACCAAATTATGGTACAAGTAAAAAATGGCACAAGAAATCATTACCAAAAGGCAACTTTTATTTATAAAGGCATTTAAACAAGGGACAAAATCAAGACAAGAGATAATTGATTACATTACAAGAGATGATGATATTCCATCGATTAATAGAAATATGTTTAATCGGGATAAAGATGCTATTCAGAATGCTTGGAATTTAGAAATTAATTATAATGCATCAACAAAAAAGTATTCTCTAAATTCTGCTGATCTTACGAATCATTTGGAGAAATTGATCCATTCTTTTGATATTATCTATGCCATTCATCGTACCCAACATTTAGAGAATATTCTTTTTTTAGAACCCATCCTTGTAAATCAAACACAACATTTTGAAGCCGTTTTAGATGCTATTGAAAATAAAAATTGCATAACGTTTAGGTTAAATAGTTTTGAGCAAGAAACAAGCCTAAGAAAATGTGCGCCAATCGCTATTAAAGAAGCTAATAAACGCTGGTATTTAATTGGTTACGATTTGGATAAAAATGCAATTAGAAATTATGGTTTGGATCGAATAGATCGTTTAAGAATTATAGAAGATAAATTTAAACCAATAGATTTTGATGTGAAAAAAGCGTATGAAAATGCAATTGGTATTGAAACCTATTTCGATGTAGAAGAAGTTATTCTTCGTTTTGATAATCAACAATTTAATTATGTACATTCAAAACCATTACATTGGTCACAAAATATTATTAAACAGACAAACGATACTTTTGATGTTCTAATCAATGTTCATCCTACACACGAATTAATTATGGAAATTTTCAAATTCCGTGATCATTGTGAGGTAATAGCTCCAAAATCTCTGCGAGAAGAAGTTAAAAAGTTTGTTTTGAATCTGTACTACAAATACAACAAATAATTTTATTAAATTATTGAACTATTTAAAACTTAATATGGATAAAAATAATTTAAATGAAAGATTAGAGTTTAATATAACTAAATTCACAGATATAGACGGATCTAATGATAAAGTTATATGTTTCTATTGAAAAATACCTTACAGCTCACACTAAAATTTTATGGGTTTTAAAGGAAGTTAATAGTGCAGATTTAGTTTGGGATCTTCGAGATGCATTGAATAATGATATTAAATCTGAACATGGTTTATCCTATGGATGGAGTAATACATTAACCCCAGTAATTTATACAACTTTAGGAATACTTAATGACGAAGATTGGCATACTATGGGAGATTTTACTAAAGATCCTGATTTAATTGATTGTATGCAACAAGTAGCCTATATTAATGTAAAGAAAGTAGGTGGAGGAAATGTTGCATCAGATAAAAAAATTGAACCATTTTATAACTTAAATAAAGAGGCTTTACATGAACAAATTTCATTAATTAATCCAGATGTTATAATTTTTGGTAATACTATGAAATATTTTGATTGGACTTGGTTAAAAAATACATTTAGAATTGAAATAGAGGATGAGTCTAATCCAAATTTATATTCATATTTTGGGAAAGATCATCTTCTATTAAATGCGTATCATCCAAATAATCGAAGAATAAGTCATCAGAATTATTGTGATTCGATTATAGAAACAGTTAAGAATTGGAAATTAAAATATAGAAATCAATAATTTCAAATACAAATGTCCGTTATTTCACACAATTTAATATGTTTTGTATGAAATAACGGACATTTTAAACTAAAAATTCTTTAATTTGAAGAGCTATGTTATCTTGCCAAATCTTAATATCATAGTTTGTAGCTATTTGCATAATACTACATTCTTTTTCTGACATTTCACCTTGGTTAAATGAATTATAATAATTTCCCTTTTGAATAGAATGTTTGTCTGAAGGATATATAAGAGCAACTTTTTTCGCTTGATAAAATCGGTGATACACATACATTTGACGAAGATCTTCAGGAGATGGATTGTACCCATTTAGATTTTTCCATTTGGTATCTAAAACAAAATTTTCTTCCGTATCATTGCATTTAAGAATGATATCAGGACGCATTTTTGATGAATAACCTGAATTTGGTTTCCAAAAATTTTTGGTTACTTGTGAGGAAACATGATGAGATTTCAGCTTTCTTTTTAAAGTCACCAAAATAAATTGCTCCCATAAACTGTTCATGTCAAACATAAGAGCCAAAACATCATTTCGACCTTTTGAAATATCAGGGTGATAATTCAATAACAATAATTTAGCTATTGCTAAAGCCGCTTGATAATGTTGATTTTTTCGATCAAAAGCTATCTTATCGAAGGTAGATTCAGTCACTTTTATATCCTTCATTTCAGGGAAATTCAATGATAATGCTCCGATTCTACCCTTTAAAACAGGATTTGTATTTAATTGTGCGAGTAATTTTATTGTTTTGAATAAAATTTCGTGTATTGCATGTTCATTCGAATATTGTGTATATTTTACATAGAATCGTTCTTTGTGAACCAAGTTCTGCGAAATATGTTTTGAGAATTGTAAAGCGCCTTTTAATGAATTTTGATTTCCTTCAGTTTTACGGTATCTTTTAATCAACCCTCTGTGCAATAAGTATTCAACCTCAGATAAAAACAACTCGAAATAGAGTTCTAAAATTGAATTTGATTTTAACTTAAGTGTACTCGATCCAGTTGATTTTACATCAAATCCCCAAACCGTTTTTATCATCCCAATTAATAACTTTCTCCATTTATCTTCACCCGATTTATCCGCTTTTGGCAAAACTTCAATCGTTGTTTTTCCGATTTGAATAATTCCGACATGTTCATTGAATTGCACACCATTCCTAATCAATTTAAAAAATGGTGTTTGATTTCCATGATAAATTTCTAAAGCATCATGTAATTGTTTTTCTTTTTCATCTTTTGGATTAAAGATTAACTTTTCATGCTCAAAAACAGTGATAAGATTTGCTAAACTTTGCATACTAACGATTCATTAGTAATTTTACTGCTTCAGAAAAACCTGTATGATCATTTTTATGGTTGATGATTTCGTATGATTCTTTTTCTTCGAATTGAGAATAATCCAAATGTTCAAAATTAGCAAACACAGAATTTTGCTCTATTTTCTGAATAAAACCACTACCTAATACCAATCCAATTTTTCCATAATCCCCAAAGAAATATTCTTGAAGCAAAGGAATAATGTTTTTGTAAAAGGAGTCGATAATCGTTGATTCATTTTTATTGATGAAATAAGCATGTCCAATTTGATGATCACGATCCAATAATTTTTCGATACGTTGATTAATCGTTTTAAGAATCTCCCCTGCTTTAAAACCAAATAAATCTTGCTGTAATTCCTCTAAATCATATTTTGGAGGCATTTCTTCAAAAACAAAACGACGTCTTAAAGCAGTATCCAAAGCTTCCACGCTTCGGTCTGCGGTATTCATTGTTCCAATGATGTATAAGTTTGATGGTACGCCAAATTTTTCTTTACTGTAAGGTAAAGTCACTTCTAAAGCTTCCTTATTTCCTAAACGCTTATCTTCTTCGATCAAGGTGATTAATTCCCCAAAAATCTGAGAAACATTTCCACGGTTGATTTCGTCGATAATTAAAACATGATTTTTTGAATCTTGTTTCTGATAACTTATATTATAATTATAATTATCTAAAATATATTGGGCAACTGCTTTAGTATATGATGACCAATCAAGAGTTTCTCCAGTTCTCAAATAATGTTCAAGTATTTCTTTTCTTATTACTCCTTCATTAGCTTTTTCTGTATTTGCATGGAATCTCAGATTATTTTTAGAATTTTTATAAATCGTAAATTCTTTTGAATAAACTAACGTTTCTAAAACTAAACTTTTAGATTCAGAATTGTCAATATCATTTAATAATTTATTATAAACATTTTCGAAATTGTCATTGGAGATTTCTTCTGAAGATGCTTCAATAGCAATAGTCTTAAAAACTCCATTTTGAACATCATATTTTACAAATTCATCATCTGCCTCAGGTTTTAAAGGCTTTATTCCTTCAATAAAATCTTCATAAGTCATACTTTGGTGAAAAGTAGTAAACACGATTTGTCCTTCATTAACTTTTTTATCATATAATGTTTTTACAGAAGAACGATTATTCCAGTCTAAGGCTTTTACTTCTTTGTCATTTATTAATTCTAAAGCTTTGTTTATAGTGTTGTATGTTTTTCCTGTGCCAGGAGGACCATATAAAATTTGATTTAATGGATTTTTCTTTGCGTATAATTGTTTTTGTTTAGTCATAAATGGATTGAGCATATTTTTAACTTCCCTGACTTTATTACCAATATTTTCTTCTAAATAAAGTAAAGATTTAGCTAACTTTTCTACTAAATTTTCATCATTTATATCAAAAGCTGTATTATATCTTATACTTTTTGATTTTTGCCAATTAAACCATTCAATATTATTAGGTAAATTTTCTATTTCATTATAAAAAATATCTTTTGAATTTTTATTACCTTCAAAATGTATTTCGGTATAAATTTTATTCTTTCGAGTAATAATCTCATAATGAGCAATCGAATCTCCAATTTGATTTTCATTATCTGATATCCATACCCATTTAGAATTATCTT from Faecalibacter sp. LW9 encodes:
- the hemH gene encoding ferrochelatase gives rise to the protein MNKKGILLVNLGSPQSTNVKDVKAYLDEFLMDERVIDYPWILRALLVKGIILNTRPKKSAEAYRSVWTDKGSPLIVTTELLKQKLQQLTTYPVEIGMRYAEPSIENGMKKLVEQGVNQIVLFPLYPQYAMSTTESVVLKAEDVRKRKFPEIQVKYVQPFYKDKRYIKSLAESIQEKLTEEYDALLFSYHGVPERHIYKTDPTKTCNLNDCCSRTNNPSHFFCYRHQCFETTNQVIQQLNLPREKVIVSFQSRLGKDKWIEPYTDVTLEQLPSKGVKKLAVVCPAFVSDCLETLEEIAMEGKDIFLENGGEHFEYIPCLNANDAWVEVIHDLCKEKLNEFYLI
- the uraH gene encoding hydroxyisourate hydrolase produces the protein MKNLGLIFMMLFWCLQGQAQDKMYQLSSHILDITEGKPVSNVDITLFQLNDQKQWVALTTLKTDENGRVKSFLPQDKMKENKGVYKLKFETYKYFDQRQIETFYPFIEVVFKIEDDKHYHVPITISPFGYSTYRGS
- a CDS encoding WYL domain-containing protein translates to MDYYELFFVLNHTNALPNMFLLSERQPKGVHLIKEVVNHIKNQEVIQFEYLKYDSNQTEIRQIEPLAIKESRERWYVIGNNFPHNNGLRAFAFQNDLPKRSKE
- a CDS encoding UvrB/UvrC motif-containing protein, with translation MVNKKLKNLEQLLVKLEAKKITLIRNQKYEEAKIIRDQMVEINEKLQNLFEEYNNFIDH
- a CDS encoding WYL domain-containing protein, with amino-acid sequence MAQEIITKRQLLFIKAFKQGTKSRQEIIDYITRDDDIPSINRNMFNRDKDAIQNAWNLEINYNASTKKYSLNSADLTNHLEKLIHSFDIIYAIHRTQHLENILFLEPILVNQTQHFEAVLDAIENKNCITFRLNSFEQETSLRKCAPIAIKEANKRWYLIGYDLDKNAIRNYGLDRIDRLRIIEDKFKPIDFDVKKAYENAIGIETYFDVEEVILRFDNQQFNYVHSKPLHWSQNIIKQTNDTFDVLINVHPTHELIMEIFKFRDHCEVIAPKSLREEVKKFVLNLYYKYNK
- a CDS encoding McrC family protein, with amino-acid sequence MQSLANLITVFEHEKLIFNPKDEKEKQLHDALEIYHGNQTPFFKLIRNGVQFNEHVGIIQIGKTTIEVLPKADKSGEDKWRKLLIGMIKTVWGFDVKSTGSSTLKLKSNSILELYFELFLSEVEYLLHRGLIKRYRKTEGNQNSLKGALQFSKHISQNLVHKERFYVKYTQYSNEHAIHEILFKTIKLLAQLNTNPVLKGRIGALSLNFPEMKDIKVTESTFDKIAFDRKNQHYQAALAIAKLLLLNYHPDISKGRNDVLALMFDMNSLWEQFILVTLKRKLKSHHVSSQVTKNFWKPNSGYSSKMRPDIILKCNDTEENFVLDTKWKNLNGYNPSPEDLRQMYVYHRFYQAKKVALIYPSDKHSIQKGNYYNSFNQGEMSEKECSIMQIATNYDIKIWQDNIALQIKEFLV
- a CDS encoding McrB family protein, whose product is MMNLDIKKRIDSIAHPEAIKVFFNFINKFIKDNSISENDERFVLNVRNDYRKRFSVNLNSRLILYIKDGYEFGFMINQEDWSNFQNIPYLKKESFEKHDPIAFLVSFSFDHVIDNIDLFTKYWLKCCKEYLPSQQKSQYRIYHINELYQIAMDDELLDEYLTIDVTNMKLKFSQIINELKVYLLGENNILKDFKISEVKDNSKWVWISDNENQIGDSIAHYEIITRKNKIYTEIHFEGNKNSKDIFYNEIENLPNNIEWFNWQKSKSIRYNTAFDINDENLVEKLAKSLLYLEENIGNKVREVKNMLNPFMTKQKQLYAKKNPLNQILYGPPGTGKTYNTINKALELINDKEVKALDWNNRSSVKTLYDKKVNEGQIVFTTFHQSMTYEDFIEGIKPLKPEADDEFVKYDVQNGVFKTIAIEASSEEISNDNFENVYNKLLNDIDNSESKSLVLETLVYSKEFTIYKNSKNNLRFHANTEKANEGVIRKEILEHYLRTGETLDWSSYTKAVAQYILDNYNYNISYQKQDSKNHVLIIDEINRGNVSQIFGELITLIEEDKRLGNKEALEVTLPYSKEKFGVPSNLYIIGTMNTADRSVEALDTALRRRFVFEEMPPKYDLEELQQDLFGFKAGEILKTINQRIEKLLDRDHQIGHAYFINKNESTIIDSFYKNIIPLLQEYFFGDYGKIGLVLGSGFIQKIEQNSVFANFEHLDYSQFEEKESYEIINHKNDHTGFSEAVKLLMNR